The sequence below is a genomic window from bacterium.
AACAAGGGAGGTTTATAAGGTCATATTTGAGGGAAAAGACCCAAAAATAGCTTGTGGGGAGTTGCTAAAGAGGCAGCTTAAGGAGGAGTTTTAAAGAGCAATAAGACCATTTTTGTTTAGGTATCCATTCTCAATGCTACGATGTGCAAGGTATTTTCTGCTTTTAAACAAACATCCCTTGACATAGATAGATTTGATTGATAAAATAATAAATTAAGAAAGCCGAGGTGGCGGAATTGGCAGACGCAGTGGACTTAAAATCCACTGGAAGTTTTTTCCGTGTCGGTTCGAGTCCGACCCCCGGCAGGGAAAATATATCGCGGGGTGGAGCAGCGGTAGCTCGACAGGCTCATAACCTGTAGGTCGTCGGTTCAAATCCGGCCCCCGCAATTTTTTTATGTCAGAAGATTGTGTTATTGTATTTGAAGATAAACATTATTCAAGATTTTATCCTATTTCGCTATCTCGGCCTATCTATGATATTCTTGCTGGTTCAAAGACAAACCTTGAAAGGATAAAATACCATTTTAAAGACCTTCCATTATTTACCATTTGTAGACCACATATAGCCAATACATCTGAAATTCCTCAATTTAATAGGGCTATTCTAATCAATGGTGCCTGTGTGTTTCTAAAAAAGGATTTAGAATTCATTAAAGAGCTTAAAAATAGCAATGAGAATATTGCTTATACTAAAAATGGAATACCCATCGCTATTGTTTTATCTTCTAAAGAATTTAGGGAGAGGATTTCTCAAGGTTTTTCTGAAAAAATAATAGATGGACTAAAAAGGGTTGAAATTGATATTCTAACATTCTCATATATCTGGGATTTAATCATTTATAACCAGGAATTGATAATTTCAGATTTTGATGAATATTTTAAGGATAAAGGATTGCAAGGCAATATAGGAGACTCCTTTATTTATGGAAAGGAGATATTTGCAGACAACAATATTTCTGCCGATACTTTTTCTGTTATTGATAGCAGGGAAGGTCCTGTAATAATAGAAAAAGAGGTTGAAATAAAGCCATTTACATACCTTAAAGGTCCAGCCTTCATAGGAAATGAATGTAAATTGGTGGGTGGCAAAATAACAGGAGGGTGTTCATTTGGAAATGGATGTAGAATAGGAGGAGAGATAGAAAATAGCATAATAATTGGAAATACAAACAAGTATCATGAGGGTTTTATTGGTCATTCATATATTGGAGAATGGGTAAATTTAGGAGCATTAGCAACAAATTCTGACCTTAAGAACAATTATTCTGAAATTAGCGTTAAACAAAATGGAAACATTGTAAAAACAGGAAGCATAAAGATTGGTTGTTTTATTGGAGACCATACAAAGATAGGAATTGGAATTACCTTAAACACAGGTGTTGTAATTGGTTTCTCCTGCAATTTATTTGGGGGAAGCTTGATTATGGAAAAGGAAATTCCAAGCTTTGCTTGGGGAAATGATTCTCTTCGTCGCTGTTTCTCCTTAGAAAATGCTATAAAAACAGCCCAAATTGTATTGGAAAGAAGGAATTGCGCATTTGACAATAAGCAGAATCAGATGTTTAAATATATATTTAATGAATCAAAAATGCAAAGGAAGGTATGGTTAAAAAATGGATGTTAATGAATTGATTTCTGAAGCAGAAAAAGGCATTGATGAATATCTAAAGAAAAGCCTTGAAAATGGTAAGATAGATATAGGGCTTTATAATTCTGCAAAGGCAAATATCTTACCCTATCTTACCGAATGGTTAAAAAGCAAAAGAATTGATGAAATTTCTCCAAATCTTAAAACTGGAATAATAAATGCTATTAGGGATAAAAAATGGGAAGACATTGTTAATGCATTCAGAAAAAAGATGGATTTTGGAACCGGTGGGATAAGGGGCTTAATGGCAAATGATAAAGCATCTATTGTAAAGCTCAAAGAAGATGGAATTGATGCAGAAATCCTTAAGGGTCCAAATACCTTGAATAATGTGGTTCTTTTAATTACATCAGCAGGTGTTGCAAGGTTTGGATTAAAGAAAGGGTATAGCAAAATAGTAATAGGTTATGATAGCAGGATTAGAGGTTGGGATTTTGCAAAGCTCATTGCTGAGCTTTTCCTTGCTTATGAATATACAGTCTATCTATTTGATTCCCCCTGTCCTTATCCTGAAATTACCTTTGCCATACCCCATAAAGATATAAAGGCTCATATGGGCATTATGATCTCTGCCAGTCATAATGACTACCGTTATAATGGGTATAAACTTTCTTGTGCTAATGGCTCACAATTTGATCCAAAGGAAAGGATGGAGCTATTCATAGAATTTATTGATAAGGTAAGTCCAAAGGATATTTTCCTTCTTTCCATTAAGGATACTCTAAAAGAAAGGCTTATCTTTTTAGGAGGAGCAGAAAAAATTAACGGATTTGAATATTATGGATGTGAGTTGATAGACATCCACAAGGAACATAGGGAACATATAAAATCCTTTTTGCTCCTTGAAGACAAAGAGAAATCCACAAAAATTGCATATTGTGCATTTCATGGTGCAGGAAGGATTGCCGTTCCCAGGCTTTTAAATGAAACAGGATTTAAAAATGTATTAAAGATTACAAAAAATGGTCTTGATGAACTTGATGGATTATTTCCTTCCTTTAGTAGCGAACCCGGGAAAGAACAACAGCCAGATCCAGGAGACCCAAGGGCTGCAGATGTTGCTGTTTTAGCATTTAAAGAGGAGTATCCAAAAGCCTGGGAAGAAACCGATATATTGATCGGGACAGACCCTGATGCTGATAGATGTGGCGTGGTTGTAAAGGTTCCTAAAGAGCAGCAATTTCTTTATGGAGGTAAAGATTATATCTTAATGCCTGCTGATGATATGTGGGCACTTATTCTTTGGTTTAGGCTTAATATGGACAGAAAAATAAACCCAAAAAAGACATTTATTGTCCTATCCCATACAACATCAGACCTTATTGTTAAACTTGCACTTAAGCATAAGCTTGGTGTTATCAAGAGTTGGGTAGGGTTTGCTGCACTTGCTGCAGGAGTAAGAGATACCTGGAATGAGGTTTTAAAGGAGAGTGTAGAGGGGCTATATGAAGGGAGAAAAAATGAGAAGGAGGATTGTCATCCCTTTATTTATGAAACAATAGATATGTTTAACCACGAACGACTTTATAACTTATCTTGTATGGAACAGAGTAATGGTTTTTCAATCCTTGGTTGGCCTCCAGTGGATGAATTTTCATTGGGTGTAAATGGACATGTTCGTGATAAAGATGGAACATTTGCAGCTATTCTTATTGCTGAGATTGCTGAATGGGCAAAACAAAATAATACAAATATATTTGAATTAATTGATAAAGAGCTATACCTTGACCCTGATATAGGTCTTTTTGTAAACCATTATGAGCCAGACCCTCTGGATGGAGAATATCCTGGTATAGAAGGGGACAAGATAAAAAAAGGTATTCTAAGGAGGGCATTGGGGCTTTATCAATTTGCATTGGCAGGTGATTTGGAAATCGGGGGTTTAAGCGTTAAAACAGCAACAATTTATCGCACAGGTAAATATGACCATATATACCCAAAAACTTATGATTTCTCATTTCCAGATGAAGGAATAAGATTTTATTTTTCTTCTGACAGGCTAAATCACTTAACCATTCGTCCATCTGGCACTTCTAATGCTTTACGCTTCCATATCCAGCTACATTCTCTAGTTGATGAAAATAGTCTAATTTCAAAGAAAAAAGAGCTTCATAAAATGGCAAATAAGATTATGGAAGATATACGAAAAAAGGTAGGAGCACCTAGACACTAAAATGATTTCAATAATTTCTTGGTTTATAAATTTAAATTTAAAAAGACAGGGGGTGAAAAAATGAAAAAAGAAAAGATATTTGTTGTTACAACGAGGATATGTTTCCTTTTTGGGCTCTTTCTTCTTTTTATAGCAGGTATAGTTGGACTTTTCCTTAAGGAAATTCCTTTTTTGGTCAATATTCTTTTAAATCTTGGGATGAGTTTAACTACAGGTAGTTTGCTAG
It includes:
- a CDS encoding putative sugar nucleotidyl transferase, which encodes MSEDCVIVFEDKHYSRFYPISLSRPIYDILAGSKTNLERIKYHFKDLPLFTICRPHIANTSEIPQFNRAILINGACVFLKKDLEFIKELKNSNENIAYTKNGIPIAIVLSSKEFRERISQGFSEKIIDGLKRVEIDILTFSYIWDLIIYNQELIISDFDEYFKDKGLQGNIGDSFIYGKEIFADNNISADTFSVIDSREGPVIIEKEVEIKPFTYLKGPAFIGNECKLVGGKITGGCSFGNGCRIGGEIENSIIIGNTNKYHEGFIGHSYIGEWVNLGALATNSDLKNNYSEISVKQNGNIVKTGSIKIGCFIGDHTKIGIGITLNTGVVIGFSCNLFGGSLIMEKEIPSFAWGNDSLRRCFSLENAIKTAQIVLERRNCAFDNKQNQMFKYIFNESKMQRKVWLKNGC